Part of the Gadus chalcogrammus isolate NIFS_2021 chromosome 22, NIFS_Gcha_1.0, whole genome shotgun sequence genome is shown below.
aataaatataaatgcttCCCTTTGGCACCGACCCTGTTGCGAagacattattattaatttactcCTGATAGTATTTTGTTACTAAAGGCAAATATTACAATTGGTTAATACCATGCATAAAGGATACAAAGCCATTAGGGAAATAAAAGCCCATTTTAATCATTGCAGCAGACAgtataaaaaatatggacaataaaaataatcaaaatgatTGATGAAAAAATCTAGCCGGCTTATAGGAGTACCAATATTCATTTTCCCTTCACATCAAAGACATATTTTTTGTTATGACCTAAATCAGATCATGATCCAGCTGCAATAAAATCACACCTTCCTTTCCACCACATCGACCAAGTGCAATTTACATTCAAGTCCCTGAGTCATTATTAACCATCTGGACTTTCTACAAGTTGATTAAAAATGAAGGTACAGGTGGTCTCTAGCGAGTCTTACAGGACCCCATCCAACTTGAGAGTCCAGGCTTGTCCAGGCGTGAAGGGCAGCTCAGGCAGCGCGACGACGAGACCAGCATCGGCCGTGATCGGGAACCAGGTCAACGGACATGGGTTTCCTAGCAGAGTAACCTTTAGGCAGAAAGGACACAGATTAAGATCCATTGCTATGGGTGGAAGCAAGGCTCCCCACTGGGGGAGGCTGGCAGTGAGCTCAGTGTCTGGGGCCTAACGTCATTTCAAACTCAGTAACGTCCTAGGCTGACAGAGGGATGTGTGTGGTAGCGATATTGCAGTCGACCGCAACGCATTTTCCGTAGTCCTTCTACACAAATCTCATGAGCTGTGTAGGCCAGTTAACAATCCCCGGCAACAGAAGAATAGGGATATGGCCAGcagaacaaaaagaaaatgaaaaggggaataaatatattgtttttgAGGAACAATGACAGAAATGGATATTGCGTCCTCCGGAGCATGCTCCCCACACAGGGAACACAATACTTTAAAAGATGTCAGAAATAAGAATAACAGAAAAGTCCCCTTACATTGGTGTTGTCTGAAGTCTTTGGTGCGTAGAGGGTTAGAATTACTCTTTTGGGCTTTGTTGTCATGAAGGCGTAGACAGTTGACCCTTTAGATGTAAACCTACACAGGAGATACAGAGGAGTCAAACGATCAAAGAACTAATATAAACGACTTTTCGATTTTTATTTTCGTTATATTTTATAggaagaacagctggatacatatctgtacattattttccatttgaacattttccttttgaccattttgtgaatttttttaaggcgaaatttcaaagttctcagttacaaagtgttatTGGGAGAGacctgctgaataaatacatctgtTTTCGAACTCAAAAATAATcttttgaataatcgtgatttcaatattgaccaaaataatcgtgattatgattttttccataatcgagcagccctacgaTGGGTTAAAGGGCCAACGTATTACCACCAGGAGGGATGTCGGTCAAACATCCAAAAATATACCCGTTagggacatcacaagtgggagtttcCACCCAGATGTAATTACTGATGGATCAAGCCAACAATCAGTTGGTCCACTGTGAATGCCGGTAGTTGATCCATGCGTAAACACATCTGGGTGGTGCACGCTCCCACTTGAGATGTCATGTGTTATGTCTATGTCATGACTCATCTACCAACTCAAATGTTCACGTTTGGAGTTCTGTTCCTTTGTACGAGTCTGCCGGTATGTTTATGTCCAGCCTCATTCATTCAATCGTTACATGATTTTGGCTTCAGTTATGCAAGTCCCTTGGACATgcctttttgttattgtttttttcacaatctgtttttgtaaaaaatgCTATACAGGTTCGGGAGTGAAGAAAAAATATGTAGTCATACAAGTATCAGTTTTCTACTCATCCGCAAAACGTGTATCGTCTGACTCCAAAAAAGGATGTACAACAGAAGAATCCATGTAATCTTAGTGGAAACATTACCGGATCATCCAACAGAGGGCGCTATATTGAATTTGCATATAATTGATTTGCATCTAtgatgttctgttctgttcagcCACTTTCATACATCAACGACAGACACCAACGTCCCCGTAGAACGCGGACCTCAACACAAGTAGCTCAAcgcaaacaaaatataaaaccagCGGAGACGCCCTCGCTCACCAGAACGTGTCGGTCTTGTTCTGCCTCTGCACCCTCCAGGGGCTGGAGCCGTAGATGGCCTCCCCGTTGACGTCCAGCCAGGCGCCCACACCCCGCAGTCTCTCCTCGAACAGCGGGGGGATCATGCCTTCGGGGGTGGGGCCCACATTGAGGAGGTAGTTCCCGCCCAGGGCCACTGTGCGCACCAGGTCCTGTGAGGCACAGCACCAGACGGCCACAGAGGTCGTGAGACAGGACTGAGCAATGGGCCCAACCATGTGACACAACACATTTGTTTTGTCACCCATGTTGCAATCACAATACTTCTGAATCTTCACAAAGCCTAACTCATTATACAtgctaaaaaaatatttgctgcTGCCTGAATCGTCAGACAAAGTTAAACATTTCAGTATTGCCACGACCTGTTTCTTTGTATGCACTGGGCCCGATGCCATGTAAATTCACATAAACCACCAGTGAAGCGAGGTGCTGTTAAGTAGAGTAAGCAATGGCAATCTCTCCAACCTCGATAATATCGGGGAGGTCCATCAGCTCCACGATCTTCATGTTCCTGCGATAACCCCAGGATTGGAGGTCCACAGACGTACACTTCTCCCACTTGTGCTTGGGCACTTCGCCTGGGGTGAACTTGTCTGCACAGTTGTAATAGCCTCCATGGTGGCAGGAACAGCCAGCGCCCCATCGGTCATTGGTCACGATCGTGTCCTATGAGAGAATACATACACTTTTACAGACAAGCGCATCAGCTCTTAATAACTCTGTGTGCTATATATCAGCATTTCTCATGGCTGATATGGTGGAAGTATGCTGACTTTAACTGGGCTGTCGTTGTAGAGCCAGGCGAGGAACTCTGTTGAGTTCCAGTACGTGTCGGGTGCTTCCCAGTCTCCGTCAGACCAGATCAACTCAGGCTTGTACCTACAAAGcaagtgttaaaaaaaataatcaactTAGATACACTTATCTGCCAAACAGCAAAGAGCTGCATATAATCTGACTGAGGATCACTACGGGGTTGTTTATACCTTACGACCATGTTATAAAGCTCTGGGAGCAATTTGTGAAGCACAAACTCCTGTGTTTTGAACCCATTCTTCTTGTCAGACAGGTAAAGAGGATTGAACCACTCGTATAAGGAGTTGTACAGCCCATAGTGCAATGACCTAgatcacaaaaacaacatatAGCAAGGGAGTTGACAAACAAAGGACGAAAGTATCATGCGTGAATACGATAAACAATACTAAATAATTTTTGTTGAACATCCAACACTTAATTAAAATTCACTAGCGTTCGAACTTTAACCAGTTAGATTGGATTGGGATCAACATGTCAGCTACACTGCATCATTTATCAGCGTATGCTTGTGAGGGACTACTACTGATCACCTGTTGCGCACTGCGTTTCCCAGGTCGCCCACAAGGTCTCTGTGGGGGCCGTTGTCAACGGAATTCCAGTTCCAAGAGTTTGGAGATCCCCAGTTTGTGAATCCCTCGTGGTGCTTGGCAGTCAATACAACATACCTGCAATCACGTGTTTATTAAATAACCAGTGCACTGACAAGACAGTAGATACACTCGAGTTTTAACAAACGCACTTACTTTGCACCAGAGGCTTGGAATATGTCGGCCCAATCCTCCGGGTTAAAAAACTGAGCGTGGAACTGGGGTGCGAAGTCTGCATAACTAAACCCCGGGGGGTAGTTCTCAGTCATGTAGCGCACACACTTCTGATCGGGGGGCTGCTGGCCCTGCCAGTGCCACCAGAACCACTCACTGTCGAAGCCAGGCACGGAGAACACTCCCCAGTGGACGAAGATCCCGAACTTGGCTTCGTCGTACCAGGAGGGTAGTGGCCGTGCATCCAGACTCTTCCAGTCTGCGGTATACCGCGCGTCGGTCTGTGTCAGCAGCACAGAACCGATGAGGAATATTGCAACTGAGaagtgcatgtttttttttttatctcaacACATCTGCCTCAATAGCACTTCCGCAGCAGTTCAACAAAAAACATGGTTGTTATATAAATGAACACGCTGCGAACTTAAATTACTACCTGTTACAAAGGATAAGAGTTTTGGATAGCAATTGTAGATTTGAGGGAATGCTTCCATATAGTGTTGTAGGGCTGGAATATTCCTGTTGATGTTTTCCGTCACATGACTAGGATCATGTGACCGCTTGTCGAGCGCGCGCACACCTACATGATCTATATAAATGACGGGGCGTGGAGTCACTTTGCTCATTATTATCAAAAACGTTTATATTgaatccttttattttttaaaaacaaatacagaaaTGGAATGGAAGAAACCTAATCAAAACATAATTTAATTGCCATTATTGTTGTAACACTAGTTACAACAATATAATCCTCAAATGGAAACGGCAAACAACAACTGCACGAAGTAGACAGAAATGTTGCAGAACCACTGCCTCCACTCAACCCTTCTGTTGCTAGGCGGCCCCCTCCAGCTTCAGAGTCCAGGCATTTCCAGCGGACGCGGCCATCGGAGGCATAGAGATCACCAGCCCGCCTCCCTTCACTGGTTTCCATGTCAGTGGCATGTTAGGGTAGTCCAGGAGTGTCACCTACAAGTAAAGCAAATCAAAGCACGCAAAACAATGTGTTAGAGTTCACAGTTGCTATAGTTACTTTGCATGGTTTACACAAGCAAAGGCTCACGTTGGTGGCTTTGGATGTCTTGGGCAGTGATAGCTGAAGCCTCTGGTTGGGGGGCCAGCCGAATATGACGGCATAGGCAGTTGTTCTTTGCCGTGTAGCTGGAAAGAAAAGGAAGTTGTGTTGAGCACAGGGTTACCTAAGACCTGAAAAAATATCCATGGGTTAAGGCAAGGCATGTTAATTAGTGTGGCACACCTCAAAACCCAAAAGCATGTGACATACGGTACATTCAGCACATTTTACTGGTCAATCAATAAACGCCAAACTTTCAATAGAGagaggtaaaataataaaataaaatatgaattaaaaaattGTGCGGATGTCGGCATGATGTGGAACGAAGGTTCCTTCGTCATGTTTGTCGGCACGGAACCAAGCGGGCCCTGCTCCATGCTTGGTCACGCTGGGCTATGTGTTGGCCTGAAAGAGTCATGAAGGTAGCCTCATATAACCCACAATAACTAACTCCGCCTTCTCCCACTCAGCGACGGACTCACAAGAGGGGGACGACCGCCGGCTCGGTCTGGTTCCTCCAGGCCTTGGAGCCGTACACCGCCTCCCCGTTAATCTTCAGCCAGCTGCCGATGTCCCGCAGCCTCTCCTCGAACACCGGGGGGATCATGCCGTCGCTCATGGGTCCGATGTTCAGCAGGTAGTTCCCACCGAAGGCCACCACGTACATCATGtcctgagaggaggggagggggagggggagacggcaTGGTGGGGGTCACCCTTCTTGAGTCTGTAAGTCAATCCATGGCATGCACTGATTACGATTAGGTTCAACCTGATTCTCAACAAGCCGGCAACCGTTCACATTGCTCAGTCGCACACaggtgtttttctttctttctcacaaGGTGCAACACAGAACGCCACAGGGAAATTTGTATTTAAACTCCTCCCCTTTTAGGAGGGGCTAACTGTAATCCGACCACAATAGAATATTTAAGTATTCcatttgttcatatttttatgtttgtatttatatttgcgTTGATATTTTATGCTACATCAATTTCTAATTGAATACCGACATTTCAATTGTTTTTCCGCTTGCTAAGGCCTTTGTAATGTGGTTACCCACAGAGGCAAGCGTTTCATATCTGCTGCCTACCACCGCCATGTCCCGTGAGATAACTAAACAAAGTCCCATCCGTCCACTACCTTCAGGATGTTGGGCAGGGTGAGCAGTTCCGTGGCCTTCATGTATCTGCGGTAGCCCCAGGACAGGCTGTCGATGGTCTGGCACTTCTCCCACTTGTGGGTGGGCACTTCGGTGGGCGAGTAGCGGTCGGCGCAGTTGTAGTAACCGCCATGCTTGCAGTAGCAGCCCTTACCCCACCTGTCATTGGTCACCACCACATCCTAAAAAAGGGAAACAGGCTATACAAGTCAGATAAAAAAGTAACAAGACTGTAACAACTTCCCTGATATTGGATACTTTGTAGGCGGAGCTGATGTTTAAGGAGGGTTAAAGACTTTATGCAGATATACATCTGGTACATACAAATTAAATACACTATTAAACATCTCACAGTTTTCATTAAAGCATAATACAAGGTTACAAAAATGTATGATCATTTGATTACCATGAATGGCCTCTAGATCTTTTGGGCGAATGTCTATTCAGTGCTAGATAATTAGTAATAATTACTcttcaataaaaacacatgGTATGTGCAGCATCAAACAGGACTGATATGTGCAACAACACAAGACTGGGGTTCACCTTGACCGGGCTGTCGTTGTAGAGCCAGGCCAGGAACTCGGTGGAGTTCCAGTAGGTGTCCGGTGCAGTCCAGTCCCCGTCCGACCAGATCAGATCCGGCTTGTAATTTTTCACCAGCTGTACCAGCTCTGGGAGCGCCTTGCCAAACACAAAGTCCTGGTTCTTGAAGCCGGAAGCTGTGTCAGCCAGGTAAAGTGGGTTGAACCATTCAAACATAGAATGGTACAATCCAAAGTGCAAATTCCTTTGTGGAGGAAGGGGGTGGGATATGCAAacatatgatttatttattttcaagaacacaaagaacacaaaaaaaaagctaaaagcGTCCACACAATTCACAACGTTTCACAATAAGCATGAAAATGGAAGGAAtgaactatatataatatcagaATACCACATGTTTATCTAACCTTTTAATTAAGAGTAGTGTGGatagaatagatagatagatagaagcaAAGGCCTACAAAAAGGCAAGAGGACATGACTATATTTCTTATGAAGTTGATTGGGTCTCACTTCTTCCTGACCGCTGCAGCCAGTTCTCCCACCAGGTCCCTGttgccgctttcacaccaaaaagaaccgagagccagttccgggctggtgctagggccagttccaaactggttccagccttaccccagttaagaaccggttggtttcacaccggccagagccagccatggagccggcgtgagcaacgtcatgacgtcactgcaaacgtctccgctagtgagcttggacagaagcatacggccgacatctttctttattctgggtggaaatagtaacatagttaccccattaaatgcgtttatggaaacatttttagcgagaaatgtgcattttactttcataatgttcgctcggtgaatgtgagggatgtttggtttggtagttatgacgaagagggaacgctccgttcacttgcatggacatggactcatctggctgcgttggcgcgttgacgcgttgaaccaccacacaacaatcaagcgtcaggttaagcgcgcagaagaaccctcgcgccagtttcaaacacaacaacaacaatttcgtcctcgattcaatccgtgtatggttcgttctttgaatattccgatttaaaacaaaatcagaaaaaacataaaaagaaccatacacggattcacgtccattgtttacttcggtgttttgaaaaaatgccggtcttccttggtcttcctgtttatgaaggtacggataactccgccccctgcccccggcgtaaaagcggttctagttctagcccagctctaaagcggggccagagttgaaccggtttttaggggccggagccggttcttttgcggtgtgaaaccaaagccctggccctagctccgaactggcccggaaccggccccgattttgcggcggtgtgaaaggggcatgTGTGGACCAACGTCCACGGAGTTCCAGTTCCAAGATGTTGGTGAAGGCCAGTTAGTGAACCCGTCATGGTGCTTCGATGTAAACACCACATACctgaacaaagacaaaaaaggaCATGCATCAGCCCCTCGTGCATTAAATCCCCAAATCTCTACCGTCACGTTTATCAACAATATAAGTATGCTTTATTACGGACAATTACTCccaaaattatgttttttttatgttgtctcTCAGGTTTAATCC
Proteins encoded:
- the LOC130375924 gene encoding tissue alpha-L-fucosidase-like; the encoded protein is MHFSVAIFLIGSVLLTQTDARYTADWKSLDARPLPSWYDEAKFGIFVHWGVFSVPGFDSEWFWWHWQGQQPPDQKCVRYMTENYPPGFSYADFAPQFHAQFFNPEDWADIFQASGAKYVVLTAKHHEGFTNWGSPNSWNWNSVDNGPHRDLVGDLGNAVRNRSLHYGLYNSLYEWFNPLYLSDKKNGFKTQEFVLHKLLPELYNMVVRYKPELIWSDGDWEAPDTYWNSTEFLAWLYNDSPVKDTIVTNDRWGAGCSCHHGGYYNCADKFTPGEVPKHKWEKCTSVDLQSWGYRRNMKIVELMDLPDIIEDLVRTVALGGNYLLNVGPTPEGMIPPLFEERLRGVGAWLDVNGEAIYGSSPWRVQRQNKTDTFWFTSKGSTVYAFMTTKPKRVILTLYAPKTSDNTNVTLLGNPCPLTWFPITADAGLVVALPELPFTPGQAWTLKLDGVL
- the LOC130375925 gene encoding tissue alpha-L-fucosidase-like, whose amino-acid sequence is MFEWFNPLYLADTASGFKNQDFVFGKALPELVQLVKNYKPDLIWSDGDWTAPDTYWNSTEFLAWLYNDSPVKDVVVTNDRWGKGCYCKHGGYYNCADRYSPTEVPTHKWEKCQTIDSLSWGYRRYMKATELLTLPNILKDMMYVVAFGGNYLLNIGPMSDGMIPPVFEERLRDIGSWLKINGEAVYGSKAWRNQTEPAVVPLL